A genomic segment from Desulfonatronum lacustre DSM 10312 encodes:
- the hslU gene encoding ATP-dependent protease ATPase subunit HslU gives MSYLTPREIVSELDRYIIGQKDAKRMVAIALRNRWRRQQLAPELRDEIAPKNIIMIGPTGVGKTEIARRLAKLASAPFIKVEATKYTEVGYVGRDVESMIRDLMEIGVTMLRKEETERVRVKAEKLAEERLLDLLLPAKKPPQQTSPTIPPTSGQALEIEGDAGQDSTREKLRKLWRDGKLDERLVELEVKASSPQVEIMAMPGLEDMEMQFRDMFSRVFPQRRKQRRVKVKDAYELLIQEESDKLIDMDKIMEAARERVEQGGIVFLDEIDKVCSSREATKADVSREGVQRDLLPVVEGSSVNTKYGMVRTDHILFIAAGAFHMSKPSDLIPELQGRFPLRVELSALTKEDFLRILTEPENALTKQYMALLGTEGVTLEFAPDSLEEVADFAQKINDDTENIGARRLYTILEKILSDLSFEASERSGDQVVVDGAYVRDKLQDIQQRRDLSRYIL, from the coding sequence ATGAGCTACTTGACCCCCCGTGAAATCGTATCGGAACTGGATCGCTACATCATCGGCCAGAAGGACGCCAAGCGCATGGTGGCCATCGCCCTGCGCAACCGTTGGCGCAGGCAGCAGTTGGCCCCGGAACTGCGGGACGAGATCGCGCCCAAGAACATCATCATGATCGGCCCCACCGGCGTGGGCAAGACGGAAATCGCCCGGCGGCTGGCCAAGCTGGCCAGTGCGCCGTTCATCAAGGTGGAGGCGACGAAGTACACGGAAGTCGGCTATGTGGGCCGGGACGTGGAGTCCATGATCCGGGACCTGATGGAGATCGGTGTGACCATGCTGCGCAAGGAGGAAACCGAGCGGGTCCGGGTCAAGGCCGAGAAATTGGCTGAAGAACGGTTGCTTGACCTGCTTCTGCCGGCCAAGAAACCGCCACAGCAGACATCCCCCACCATCCCCCCGACCAGTGGCCAGGCCTTGGAAATCGAGGGCGACGCCGGCCAGGATTCGACCCGGGAAAAATTGCGCAAGCTGTGGCGGGACGGCAAGCTGGATGAGCGTCTGGTGGAACTGGAGGTCAAGGCTTCCTCGCCCCAGGTGGAGATCATGGCCATGCCCGGACTGGAGGACATGGAGATGCAGTTCCGGGACATGTTCAGCCGGGTCTTTCCCCAGCGCCGCAAGCAACGTCGGGTCAAGGTCAAGGACGCCTATGAACTGCTGATCCAGGAGGAGAGCGACAAGCTCATCGACATGGACAAGATCATGGAGGCGGCCCGGGAGCGGGTCGAGCAGGGCGGAATCGTCTTCCTGGACGAGATCGACAAGGTTTGCAGCAGCCGGGAAGCGACCAAGGCCGACGTGTCCCGGGAAGGCGTGCAGCGGGATCTGCTGCCGGTGGTGGAAGGCAGTTCCGTGAACACCAAGTACGGGATGGTGCGCACGGACCACATCCTGTTCATTGCCGCCGGGGCCTTTCATATGTCCAAGCCTTCGGATCTGATCCCGGAATTACAGGGCCGCTTTCCGCTGCGCGTGGAGTTGTCCGCGCTGACCAAGGAGGATTTCCTGCGCATCCTGACCGAGCCCGAGAACGCCCTGACCAAACAGTACATGGCCCTGCTGGGCACCGAAGGCGTGACCCTGGAATTCGCCCCGGACTCTCTGGAAGAGGTGGCGGACTTCGCCCAAAAGATCAACGACGACACGGAAAACATCGGCGCCCGCAGGCTGTATACCATCCTGGAAAAAATTCTCTCCGACCTCTCCTTCGAGGCCTCGGAACGTTCCGGGGACCAGGTGGTCGTGGACGGCGCCTATGTCCGCGACAAGCTCCAGGATATCCAGCAGCGTCGGGATTTGTCGCGGTATATACTGTAG
- a CDS encoding type II 3-dehydroquinate dehydratase, whose product MTCRILVLNGPNLGHLGQRQPDIYGTQGMRDLPDLLETLMGRAVDEVELLFFQANGEGRIIDRLEQARNEDVYGVALNAGAFTHTSLALADCLAWIDLPCVEVHLSNILARAESIRHASLIAQHCIGVVSGFGLLSYALAVQTLWLRWSTSIAEQR is encoded by the coding sequence ATGACCTGTCGCATTCTCGTCCTCAACGGCCCCAATCTCGGCCATCTCGGCCAGCGTCAGCCGGACATCTACGGCACCCAGGGCATGCGCGATCTGCCGGACTTGTTGGAAACCTTGATGGGCCGGGCCGTGGACGAGGTGGAGCTGCTTTTTTTTCAGGCCAACGGTGAAGGCCGGATCATCGATCGCCTGGAGCAGGCCCGTAACGAGGATGTTTACGGCGTGGCTCTGAACGCCGGGGCTTTCACGCACACCAGCCTGGCCCTGGCCGACTGTCTGGCCTGGATCGACCTGCCCTGCGTGGAAGTGCATCTGAGCAACATTCTGGCCAGGGCCGAGTCCATCCGACATGCGAGCCTGATCGCACAGCACTGCATCGGCGTGGTTTCCGGTTTCGGCCTGCTCAGCTACGCCCTGGCCGTGCAGACGCTTTGGCTGCGGTGGTCCACATCCATCGCCGAACAAAGATAA
- a CDS encoding epoxyqueuosine reductase QueH, with protein sequence MSGVTNRATLLHVCCGPCSLVPVRTLREQGEEVVGLFHNPNIHGVEEYFKRREAVLQAAQEMDCPMICLDAEYDPRRFFQVVHGREDHRCPACYRLRLERTFAYAKEHGFSAVSTTLLYSIYQDRDAILAIGRELDDRTGIRFLDRDFRPGWQAGIDLSRQWGLYRQSYCGCLYSELERRRKKLNRLADGSSPT encoded by the coding sequence ATGTCCGGGGTAACGAACCGCGCCACCCTGCTCCACGTCTGCTGCGGACCGTGCTCCCTCGTGCCGGTGCGGACGCTGCGGGAGCAGGGGGAGGAGGTCGTCGGGCTGTTCCATAACCCGAACATCCACGGCGTGGAGGAGTATTTCAAGCGCCGGGAGGCGGTGCTTCAGGCCGCTCAAGAAATGGACTGTCCGATGATCTGCCTGGACGCGGAATACGACCCGCGCCGTTTTTTCCAGGTCGTGCACGGCCGGGAGGACCACCGCTGCCCCGCCTGCTACCGGCTGCGTCTGGAGCGGACTTTCGCTTATGCCAAGGAACACGGGTTTTCCGCCGTGAGCACCACCCTGCTTTACAGCATCTACCAGGACCGGGACGCCATCCTGGCCATTGGCCGGGAACTGGATGACCGGACCGGAATCCGATTCCTGGACCGGGACTTCCGCCCGGGCTGGCAAGCAGGAATCGACCTGTCCCGGCAATGGGGGCTGTACCGCCAGAGCTACTGCGGCTGCCTGTACAGCGAGCTGGAGCGCCGCCGCAAAAAGCTGAACCGGCTGGCGGACGGCTCCAGTCCGACATGA
- a CDS encoding Rne/Rng family ribonuclease, translated as MAPTKQRKKMFISVLPGEQVELILAEDAKITDYFIEMLHQAKTKGNIYKGTVNNIDTALQAAFINYGEARNGFLQIDEVHPEYYLKEHNPETGRKYPPLQKVLKPGQELLVQVVKEPTVNKGAFLTTYLSLAGRFLVLTPGQDQFGVSRKIEDDEERSRLKDILREQELGEGIGLIARTNSLGQTKTNLLKDLQFLKRLWKDVRKKGMTEQAPVLIYQEKELAFRAVRDYLTSDVGEIWIDHPETMELVKEFVTLTFPRRQNMVKLHADTDRTLWERFNLEKQLQQIFGREVLLPSGGRLVFDQTEALMAVDVNSGKISGSNFNEMVFKTNMEAAQEIGQQLRMRDIGGQVVIDFIEMRDPKHRREVEKELKSSLKVDRARVDVGRLSKFGLLEMVRQRLGSSALSISSEPCPHCQGSGLQRNIEWRALQVLKDIYRKLRAKNCPTPLEYRTEAELALYLLNHKRIMLKDLEDRFQNSILVLTEKCPG; from the coding sequence ATGGCTCCAACAAAACAACGCAAGAAAATGTTCATCAGCGTATTGCCTGGTGAGCAGGTCGAGTTGATTCTGGCCGAAGACGCCAAAATCACCGACTATTTCATTGAAATGCTGCACCAGGCCAAAACCAAGGGCAACATTTACAAAGGTACCGTGAACAACATCGATACGGCCCTGCAAGCGGCCTTCATCAATTACGGCGAGGCCCGCAACGGTTTCCTGCAGATCGACGAGGTTCACCCGGAATACTATCTCAAGGAACACAACCCGGAAACCGGCCGCAAATACCCGCCCCTGCAGAAGGTGCTCAAACCCGGCCAGGAACTGCTGGTCCAGGTGGTCAAGGAGCCCACGGTGAACAAGGGCGCCTTCCTGACCACCTATCTCTCCCTGGCCGGTCGTTTCCTGGTGCTCACTCCGGGCCAGGACCAGTTCGGGGTTTCCCGCAAGATTGAGGACGACGAGGAACGCAGCCGACTCAAGGATATCCTCCGGGAACAGGAACTGGGCGAAGGCATCGGCCTGATCGCCCGGACCAACAGCCTGGGTCAGACCAAGACCAACCTGCTCAAGGATCTCCAGTTTCTGAAACGGCTCTGGAAGGACGTGCGCAAGAAAGGCATGACCGAGCAGGCCCCGGTATTGATCTATCAGGAGAAGGAACTGGCCTTCCGGGCCGTGCGGGACTACCTGACCTCGGACGTGGGCGAAATCTGGATCGACCACCCGGAAACCATGGAACTGGTCAAGGAATTCGTAACCCTGACCTTTCCCCGCCGTCAGAACATGGTCAAACTGCACGCGGACACGGATCGCACCCTCTGGGAGCGCTTCAACCTGGAAAAACAATTGCAGCAGATCTTCGGGCGCGAAGTGTTGCTGCCCAGCGGCGGAAGGCTGGTCTTTGACCAGACCGAGGCCCTGATGGCCGTGGACGTCAACTCCGGAAAAATCAGCGGCAGCAATTTCAACGAAATGGTCTTCAAGACCAACATGGAGGCGGCCCAGGAAATCGGGCAACAATTGCGGATGCGCGACATCGGCGGGCAGGTCGTGATCGACTTCATCGAAATGCGCGACCCCAAGCACCGCCGGGAGGTGGAAAAGGAACTCAAGTCCTCGCTCAAGGTGGACCGGGCCCGGGTGGACGTGGGCCGGCTTTCCAAATTCGGCCTGCTGGAAATGGTCCGCCAGCGCCTGGGCTCCTCGGCCCTGTCCATCAGCTCCGAACCCTGCCCGCACTGCCAGGGCTCGGGACTGCAACGCAACATCGAATGGCGCGCCCTCCAGGTCTTGAAGGACATCTACCGCAAATTGCGTGCCAAAAACTGCCCCACGCCCCTGGAATACCGCACCGAGGCCGAATTGGCCCTGTACCTGCTGAACCACAAGCGGATCATGCTCAAGGACCTGGAGGACCGCTTCCAGAATTCGATTCTCGTGCTTACCGAGAAATGTCCGGGGTAA
- a CDS encoding radical SAM protein: protein MQFKTLYGPVRSGRLGLSLGVDLLGKRICSLDCVYCEVGPTRVLTMERRPYMPARVILDELQAWKRDQMPRPEVVTLGGLGEPCLNTELEAIISGSRSIFPDIPVAVLTNSTLLHDPVVRRELSAAEIVLPSLDTLVPAEFIRINRPCQGGDLERITSGLLDFRAGFSGRIFLEILLNRGINDTPENLALLRDFLPRLRPDRVDVVTMTRPGASPLAETVDHQTLTTWRTALQGTIATQEDVEQAAVIQDQTQDLAQDSAQDSAQDSAQVLATEAQRELVLNSLRRRPQTIDQVREALGLDPTQTRTVFADLTARGAIRHAHELGEDFFQAAL from the coding sequence ATGCAATTCAAAACCCTTTACGGTCCGGTCCGATCCGGACGTCTCGGTCTGTCCCTGGGAGTGGACCTCCTGGGCAAACGCATCTGCTCCCTGGACTGCGTCTATTGCGAGGTCGGCCCGACCCGCGTCCTGACCATGGAACGCCGCCCCTACATGCCCGCGCGGGTCATTCTGGACGAGCTTCAGGCTTGGAAACGAGATCAGATGCCCAGGCCCGAGGTCGTCACCCTGGGCGGCCTGGGCGAGCCGTGCCTGAATACGGAACTGGAAGCGATCATCAGCGGCAGCCGATCCATCTTTCCGGACATTCCGGTGGCCGTGCTGACCAACTCAACCCTGCTCCACGACCCGGTGGTCCGCCGGGAACTCAGCGCCGCCGAAATCGTCCTGCCCTCCCTGGACACCCTTGTGCCCGCGGAGTTCATCAGGATAAACAGGCCCTGCCAGGGGGGCGATCTGGAACGGATCACCTCGGGTCTTCTTGATTTCCGGGCCGGGTTCTCCGGCCGAATCTTTCTGGAAATCCTCCTGAACCGGGGAATCAACGATACTCCGGAAAATCTGGCCCTGCTCCGGGACTTCCTGCCCCGGCTCAGACCGGACCGGGTGGACGTGGTCACCATGACCAGGCCGGGCGCCTCCCCTCTGGCCGAGACGGTGGACCATCAAACATTGACGACATGGCGCACCGCGTTGCAAGGAACGATTGCTACGCAAGAGGACGTTGAGCAGGCCGCCGTAATCCAGGACCAGACCCAGGATTTGGCCCAGGATTCGGCCCAGGATTCGGCCCAGGATTCGGCCCAGGTCTTGGCGACGGAAGCCCAACGCGAGCTGGTGCTGAATTCCCTGCGTCGCCGCCCGCAAACCATCGACCAGGTCCGAGAGGCCCTGGGGCTGGACCCGACGCAAACCCGCACCGTATTCGCCGACCTGACCGCCCGAGGCGCGATCCGGCATGCCCATGAACTCGGCGAGGATTTTTTTCAGGCCGCTCTCTGA
- the efp gene encoding elongation factor P — protein MPSTTDFKRGLKLEIDDTPFEIVEFQHVKPGKGGAFVRTKLRNILTGRILDQTYRSGEKFAKPDLESREMQFLYHDGTGYVFMDMTTYEQLSVTEEQAGEKGRYLVDGQQVKVLLYRGQAIDMDMPASVVLEVTETDPGLKGDTVSGSTKPAVVQTGLTVNVPLFINQGDKIKVDTRSGTYISRE, from the coding sequence ATGCCTTCGACGACCGACTTCAAACGCGGACTGAAACTTGAAATCGACGATACGCCCTTCGAGATCGTGGAATTCCAGCACGTCAAGCCCGGCAAGGGCGGTGCTTTCGTGCGCACCAAGCTGCGCAACATTCTCACCGGCCGGATCCTGGACCAAACCTACCGTTCCGGGGAAAAATTCGCCAAGCCGGACCTGGAATCCCGGGAAATGCAGTTCCTGTATCACGACGGCACGGGATACGTGTTCATGGACATGACCACCTACGAGCAGCTCAGCGTGACCGAGGAGCAGGCCGGGGAAAAGGGCCGCTATCTGGTGGATGGTCAACAGGTCAAAGTGCTGCTGTACCGCGGCCAGGCCATCGACATGGACATGCCGGCCTCCGTGGTGCTGGAAGTGACTGAAACCGATCCCGGCCTCAAAGGCGACACGGTCAGCGGCTCCACCAAGCCCGCCGTGGTTCAGACCGGCCTGACCGTCAACGTCCCGCTGTTCATCAACCAGGGCGACAAGATCAAGGTCGACACCCGCTCCGGGACCTACATCAGCCGCGAGTAG
- a CDS encoding DNA translocase FtsK: MSPSAVTADAHPRNETRLLREICALTLLFAAAFLTLSLFSYHPQDPSFNQQATSIQSINNQAGIVGAYLAGLFVDLIGLLAFMFPVVLVWLGLACVWRVFQVSWWRWIGLLLLCFALLAAASHPWIQERIVVSGIGGGGYFGDQLHALSMVLFHERGALLLWLFLVFLASQLLFGVYWTTWGSALAEWFKRSPRPRPAKGKPEKRKNSDMPSSLLEEFQVPGGKSRPAKPKEGKKERDPLAAVTEKLDFALGEKGVPLFPSLNLLAVPDRKQPRTSPQRLQEMAKSLVTCLADFGVQGEVQNIQPGPVITMFEYKPAPGVKISRIAGLSDDLSLGLKAASVRVVAPLQGKDAVGVEIPNEHRQSVWLRDILESDAFQKSKSKLTIAIGKDIEGLPMVADLARMPHLLVAGATGAGKSVGLNAMIVSILFKARPDEVKFLLVDPKRIELAVYADLPHLVHPVVTEMSLAKSALDWAMAEMDARYEAMAALGVRHISSYQQKVAGLPPEEAEQHRAMPYLVIIIDELADLMLTAGKEVEVSIVRLAQLARAAGIHMILATQRPSVDVVTGLIKANFPCRISFQVTSKHDSRTILDSVGAEHLLGQGDMLFKPSAGKLQRMHGAFVGDDEIAAVVKAWHEQQPPSFELDFNEWAKEEAGVTNGNGPEGSDVVDDPIYSQAVEFVLEQGRASISLLQRRFRIGFNRSARFIEQMEKDGLLGAQEGSKPRAVIKSKKG, translated from the coding sequence ATGAGTCCTTCCGCCGTGACCGCCGACGCCCATCCGAGAAATGAAACGCGACTGCTTCGGGAAATATGCGCCCTGACCCTGCTTTTCGCCGCCGCATTTCTCACTCTCAGCCTGTTCAGCTACCACCCCCAGGACCCGTCTTTCAATCAGCAGGCCACCAGCATTCAGTCCATCAATAATCAGGCCGGGATCGTCGGGGCCTATCTGGCCGGATTGTTCGTGGACCTGATCGGGCTTTTGGCGTTCATGTTTCCGGTGGTCCTGGTCTGGTTGGGGCTGGCCTGCGTCTGGCGCGTGTTCCAGGTGTCCTGGTGGCGTTGGATCGGTTTGCTGCTGCTTTGTTTCGCCTTGCTGGCCGCGGCCAGTCACCCTTGGATTCAGGAGCGGATTGTCGTTTCGGGGATTGGCGGCGGCGGTTACTTCGGAGACCAACTCCACGCTTTGAGCATGGTTTTGTTTCATGAGCGCGGGGCCTTGCTGTTGTGGCTGTTCCTGGTCTTTCTGGCCTCGCAGTTGCTGTTCGGCGTCTACTGGACCACCTGGGGGAGCGCCTTGGCCGAATGGTTCAAGCGTTCTCCCCGTCCTCGCCCGGCCAAAGGCAAGCCCGAGAAGCGGAAAAACAGCGACATGCCGTCGTCCCTGTTGGAGGAGTTTCAGGTTCCCGGTGGGAAAAGCCGACCCGCCAAACCCAAGGAAGGGAAAAAGGAACGCGACCCGCTGGCCGCGGTCACGGAGAAGCTGGATTTCGCTTTGGGGGAGAAGGGCGTTCCGCTCTTTCCGAGCCTGAACCTTCTGGCCGTCCCGGATCGCAAGCAGCCGCGCACCTCCCCGCAGCGCCTCCAGGAGATGGCCAAGTCCCTGGTGACCTGCCTGGCGGACTTCGGGGTTCAGGGCGAGGTCCAGAACATCCAGCCCGGCCCGGTAATCACCATGTTCGAATACAAGCCCGCGCCGGGGGTGAAGATCAGCCGGATCGCCGGTCTGAGCGACGATCTGTCCCTGGGCCTGAAAGCCGCTTCGGTGCGCGTGGTGGCTCCGTTGCAGGGCAAGGACGCCGTAGGCGTGGAGATCCCCAACGAGCACCGCCAGTCGGTCTGGTTGCGGGATATCCTGGAGTCCGATGCCTTTCAGAAATCCAAATCCAAACTGACCATTGCCATCGGCAAGGACATCGAAGGTCTGCCCATGGTCGCGGACTTGGCCCGGATGCCCCACCTGCTGGTGGCCGGGGCCACCGGGGCCGGAAAGAGCGTGGGCCTGAACGCGATGATCGTGAGCATCCTGTTCAAGGCCCGGCCGGACGAGGTCAAGTTCCTGCTGGTGGACCCCAAGCGGATCGAGTTGGCCGTGTACGCGGACCTGCCCCACCTGGTGCACCCCGTGGTCACGGAAATGTCCCTGGCCAAAAGTGCCCTGGATTGGGCCATGGCCGAGATGGACGCCCGTTACGAGGCCATGGCTGCTTTGGGCGTCCGGCACATCTCGTCGTACCAGCAAAAGGTTGCCGGACTGCCTCCGGAAGAGGCCGAACAGCATCGGGCCATGCCCTACCTGGTGATCATCATCGACGAGTTGGCGGACTTGATGCTCACCGCGGGCAAGGAAGTGGAAGTGAGCATCGTCCGTCTGGCCCAACTGGCCCGGGCCGCGGGCATTCATATGATCCTGGCCACGCAGCGACCTTCGGTTGACGTGGTCACCGGGCTGATCAAGGCCAACTTTCCCTGCCGGATCAGCTTCCAGGTCACGTCCAAGCACGATTCCCGGACCATTCTGGATTCCGTGGGCGCGGAACACCTGCTGGGACAGGGCGACATGCTCTTCAAGCCCAGCGCAGGAAAGTTGCAGCGCATGCACGGGGCCTTCGTCGGCGACGATGAAATCGCCGCGGTGGTCAAGGCTTGGCATGAACAGCAGCCACCCAGCTTTGAGCTGGATTTCAACGAATGGGCCAAGGAGGAGGCCGGCGTCACCAACGGGAACGGTCCCGAAGGCTCTGACGTGGTGGACGACCCCATCTACAGCCAAGCCGTGGAATTCGTCCTGGAACAGGGCCGAGCCTCCATCTCCCTGCTCCAGCGCCGCTTCCGGATCGGTTTCAACCGCTCGGCCCGGTTCATCGAGCAAATGGAAAAAGACGGTCTGCTGGGGGCCCAGGAAGGCAGCAAGCCCCGGGCCGTGATCAAGTCGAAGAAGGGATAG
- a CDS encoding DUF4160 domain-containing protein, with protein sequence MPVISMFYGIIVSMYFFDDQQHKLPHIHVRYQDQEAVFSIPDGEILSGSLKSNKARLVQAWIVIHKDALMANWELAANGQAIFQIDPLK encoded by the coding sequence ATGCCGGTTATATCGATGTTTTATGGGATCATTGTCTCAATGTACTTTTTTGATGATCAGCAGCACAAACTTCCTCATATCCATGTCCGATACCAGGATCAGGAAGCGGTCTTCTCCATTCCTGATGGCGAGATCCTTTCTGGTTCCCTGAAAAGCAACAAAGCCCGATTGGTTCAGGCTTGGATCGTCATCCACAAAGACGCTTTGATGGCGAATTGGGAACTGGCGGCGAATGGTCAGGCAATATTCCAAATTGATCCGCTGAAGTGA
- a CDS encoding tRNA (adenine-N1)-methyltransferase, with protein MLNPGDLVMLVCPQGKRYIRKVREGETMQTHFGVLEHAALLQVGYGEEVRTHLGHPFRLLKPSLYDMVKMLKRRTQIIYPKEIGYILLKLGIAPGCRVIEAGSGSGALTTALAWYVGDHGRVYTYEQREEFYRLCGENLSWSGLGERVEQFNQNIAEGFVQTDVDALFLDVRTPWDFLDQVVAAIMPGAPVGFLLPTTNQVSSLLAGLEKAPFEDVEVLEIFLRRYKPVAERLRPDDRMVAHTGFLVFARHEGRKAARCSEAAMDTATASADLDIDASNPVDAA; from the coding sequence ATGCTCAATCCAGGTGATCTGGTAATGCTGGTCTGTCCGCAAGGCAAGCGTTACATTCGAAAAGTTCGCGAAGGCGAAACCATGCAGACCCACTTCGGGGTGCTGGAACACGCGGCCCTGCTGCAAGTCGGGTACGGCGAAGAGGTGCGCACCCATCTCGGCCATCCCTTCCGGCTGCTCAAGCCGAGCCTCTACGACATGGTCAAGATGCTCAAGCGACGGACCCAGATCATCTATCCCAAGGAGATCGGCTATATCCTGCTGAAGTTGGGCATCGCGCCGGGATGCCGGGTGATCGAGGCCGGCAGCGGTTCCGGTGCGTTGACCACGGCCCTGGCCTGGTACGTCGGAGACCATGGCCGGGTCTACACCTATGAGCAGCGCGAGGAATTCTACCGCCTGTGCGGCGAAAACCTGAGTTGGTCCGGGTTGGGAGAACGGGTGGAGCAGTTCAATCAAAACATCGCCGAAGGCTTTGTGCAGACTGACGTAGACGCCCTGTTTCTGGACGTGCGCACCCCGTGGGACTTCCTGGACCAGGTCGTGGCGGCGATCATGCCCGGAGCGCCGGTGGGCTTCCTGCTGCCCACGACCAACCAGGTCAGCTCCCTGTTGGCCGGCCTGGAAAAAGCTCCCTTCGAGGATGTGGAAGTCCTGGAGATATTCCTGCGCCGCTACAAGCCCGTGGCCGAAAGACTGCGCCCGGACGACAGGATGGTCGCCCATACCGGCTTCCTGGTCTTCGCCCGGCACGAGGGGCGTAAGGCTGCGCGCTGTTCGGAAGCGGCGATGGATACGGCAACGGCGTCGGCGGACTTGGATATCGACGCGTCAAATCCCGTGGATGCAGCTTAA
- the hslV gene encoding ATP-dependent protease subunit HslV — protein MQLHGTTILAVRDAGGVAMAGDGQVTMGQSVALKHKARKVRKIYKDRVIVGFAGATADAMTLFERFEAKLEEYGGNLVRASVEMAKEWRLDKYLRRLEAMLLVADDTSILLLSGTGDVIEPDDGVAAIGSGGSYALAAARALARNTSLDCEDIVRKSMAITAELCVFTNDQLSLESLRKDEAKKETTT, from the coding sequence ATGCAGTTACACGGAACGACCATCCTCGCCGTGCGCGACGCGGGCGGGGTGGCCATGGCCGGGGACGGGCAGGTGACCATGGGCCAGAGCGTGGCCCTGAAACACAAGGCCCGCAAGGTTCGAAAGATTTACAAGGATCGGGTGATAGTCGGCTTTGCCGGGGCCACGGCGGACGCCATGACGCTGTTCGAGCGCTTTGAGGCCAAGCTGGAGGAATACGGCGGCAACCTGGTCCGGGCCAGTGTGGAAATGGCCAAGGAATGGCGGCTGGACAAGTATTTGCGGCGGCTGGAGGCCATGCTGCTGGTGGCCGACGACACGTCCATCCTGCTGCTCAGCGGCACCGGGGACGTGATCGAGCCGGACGACGGGGTGGCGGCCATTGGCTCGGGCGGGAGTTATGCCCTGGCCGCGGCTCGGGCCCTGGCCCGAAACACATCACTGGACTGCGAGGACATCGTGCGCAAGTCCATGGCCATTACCGCGGAACTGTGCGTGTTCACCAACGACCAACTGAGCCTGGAATCCCTGCGCAAAGACGAGGCCAAGAAGGAGACGACCACCTGA
- a CDS encoding DUF2442 domain-containing protein — MNPRVKEVIPVDNYTIFITFDNGEQRIFDVKPYLDKGIFYQLRDIDAFKTVKPFMGSIQWGGGQDFCPDTLYSCSVPVTTRDT; from the coding sequence ATGAATCCGAGAGTCAAAGAAGTTATCCCGGTAGATAATTATACGATATTTATCACGTTTGACAACGGAGAGCAGCGTATTTTCGACGTCAAGCCCTACCTGGATAAAGGCATTTTCTATCAACTGAGGGATATTGACGCATTTAAAACGGTCAAACCGTTTATGGGCAGCATCCAATGGGGTGGTGGACAGGATTTTTGTCCCGATACTCTCTATTCATGCAGTGTGCCCGTAACAACAAGGGATACATGA